One window from the genome of Scyliorhinus torazame isolate Kashiwa2021f chromosome 3, sScyTor2.1, whole genome shotgun sequence encodes:
- the rhoh gene encoding rho-related GTP-binding protein RhoH: MSSIKCVLVGDVKVGKTALLVRFTSETFPDMYKPTVYDNTGVDVFMDGTQISLGLWDTSGNDSFQGIRPLSYQQADVVLICYSVANPMSYLNVRNKWMAEVRSLLPKVPVLVVATQIDQRDIGTFRTITSVDGKRLARDIGARGYLECSAVTNRGVQEVFECGVRTAVRYIKKQSRKKIIDLNKCVIA; encoded by the coding sequence ATGAGCTCCATAAAATGTGTTCTTGTTGGTGATGTAAAGGTGGGGAAAACAGCATTACTGGTGAGGTTTACATCAGAGACTTTCCCAGATATGTACAAGCCCACTGTTTATGATAACACTGGAGTCGATGTGTTTATGGATGGAACTCAGATCAGCCTGGGACTCTGGGACACCTCAGGAAATGATTCATTTCAAGGAATTCGGCCACTTTCTTACCAACAGGCTGATGTGGTTTTAATTTGTTACTCTGTAGCAAACCCCATGTCTTACTTGAACGTGAGGAATAAATGGATGGCAGAAGTCAGAAGTCTTTTACCAAAGGTTCCAGTATTGGTTGTTGCTACGCAAATAGACCAGCGTGACATTGGCACTTTTCGTACCATTACGTCTGTCGATGGGAAGAGGCTGGCAAGAGATATCGGAGCACGAGGGTACTTGGAGTGCTCAGCAGTTACTAACAGAGGGGTGCAAGAAGTATTTGAATGTGGAGTGAGGACTGCTGTCAGATACATAAAAAAACAAAGTAGAAAGAAGATCATAGACCTCAACAAATGTGTGATAGCCTGA